GGCAGCCCCAGAAGAACGTCCGGACCGTGGGCGGCGAGATACAACGCGCTATCCACGACGTCTGCAAGACCCCGACGTTTGAGTTCCAGGGGTCCGGACGTACCGATGCAGGCGTCCATGCCCTCGGACAGGTGGCTCATCTCGAGATCGCGACCCAACTCGCTCCCGATATTCTGCGAATGAAGCTGAACGATCTCCTCCCGGCCGATATCTCGATCCTCGACCTCGTGCGCGCAGATGCCCGCTTCCACGCCCGGCACCACGCCGTCTCGCGCAGCTATCTCTACCAGATCTGCCGCCGGCGCACCGCCCTCGGCAAACGCTTCGTCTGGTGGGTGAAGGACCCGCTGAACGTTCGCGCGATGCAAACAGCAGCGAAACACTTTGTCGGTATGCATGACTTCCGGTCCTTCACGGATGATGATCCGGAAGAAAAATCAACGAAGGTCGAGGTCGAGGAACTCCGCGTGGAAGAACGCGGCGACCTTATCATCGTACGTATGCGCGGCTCCCACTTCGTCTGGAAGATGGTCCGCAGGGTCGTCGGCGTTCTCGCCGAGGTGGGCCGCGGTGCACTCCCCGGTGCCGCCGTCCCCCGCCTGCTCCACGAAGAATCGGATCTTCCTGCACAACTCACGGCGCCGCCCTCCGGACTGTTCCTGGAACGCGTCTATTATAAAGACGAACAACTCCTCACAGATCTCCAACCTGTAACGAATATCTCGTATGAGCGATAACAAGATCATCTTCTCCATGGTCGGCGTGGGCAAGGTCTACCCGCCCAACCGCCAGGTCCTCAAAGGGATCTATCTGTCGTTCTTCTACGGCGCCAAGATCGGCGTGCTCGGCCTCAACGGCTCCGGCAAGAGCTCCCTCCTCCGCATCATCGCCGGACTGGATAAGGACTATCTCGGCGATATCACCATCCAGAAAGGCATCACGTTCGGATACCTGCCGCAGGAACCGGAACTGGATGTGGCCAAGACGGTCAAAGACATCGTGGAGGAAGGCGTCGCCGAAACGGCCGCCCTCCTCAAGCAGTATGAGGATGTGAGCAACAAGCTCTCCGATCCCGATGCGGACTTCGACACGCTCCTCGAGAAGCAGGCGGCACTGCAGGAAAAGATCGACCATGCGAATGCATGGGACCTCGAGAGCCGCCTCGAACAGGCGATGGATGCCCTGCGCTGCCCCCCCGGCGATACACCGGTGAAGATCCTGTCGGGCGGCGAACGCCGCCGCGTCGCCCTCTGCCGGCTCCTCCTCCAGAACCCGGACGTCCTGCTGCTCGACGAACCGACGAACCACCTCGATGCCGAATCAGTGGCGTGGCTCGAACACTTCCTCGGCCAGTACCCGGGAACGGTCCTCGCCGTCACCCACGACCGCTATTTCCTCGACAACGTCGCAGGCTGGATCCTCGAACTCGACCGCGGCGAAGGGATCCCGTTCGAGGGGAACTACTCCTCCTGGCTGGATCAGAAGCGTGCACGCCTTGCGATCGAAGAGAAGCAGGAATCAAAACGCCAGAAGACCCTCCAGCAGGAACTCGAATGGATCCGGCTGAACCCGAAGGGACAGCACAACAAGAGCAAGGCCCGAATCTCCGCGTATGAGAAGATGCTCAGCGAAGAATCCGAGAAGCGCAACGAAGAAATGGAGATCTTCATCCCGCCGGGGCCGCGGTTGGGCACCGTCGTGATCGAAGCACAGGGAGTGTCGAAGGCCTACGGCGAGAACGTGCTGTTCGAGAACCTCAGCTTCCAGCTCCCCCCGGGCGGCATCATCGGGGTGATCGGCCCGAACGGCGCCGGCAAGACAACACTCTTCAAAATGATCACGGGCCTGGCGACACCGGATGGCGGGTCGTTCAAGATCGGTGAGACGGTGAAGCTCGGCTACGTGGACCAGAACCGCCCGCTCGACGGCGAGAAGACCATCTGGCAGGAGATCTCAGGCGAACAGGACCTGCTCCAGCTCGGTCACCGCGAGGTGAATTCACGCGCCTATGTGGCCCGGTTCAATTTCAGCGGCACCGACCAGCAGAAGAAGACCAGCGCGCTCTCCGGCGGCGAGCGGAACCGCGTGCATCTCGCCAAGATGCTGAAGGAAGGCGCGAACGTGCTCCTGCTCGATGAGCCCACGAACGATCTGGACGTGCACACGCTCCGCGCGCTGGAAGAAGCACTGATGAACTTCGCCGGCTGCGCGGTGGTCATTTCCCACGACCGGTGGTTCCTGGATCGCATCGCGACGCACATCCTGGCCTTCGAAGGGGAAAGCGTTGTTGCCTGGTACGATGGGAACTACTCGGAATATGAAGCCGACAGGAAGAAGCGGCTCGGCATCGAGGCCGATCGGCCACACCGCATCAAATACAAGCGCCTGATCCGCTAGGTCGGAAGGAAGATCCAGAAGCGAAAAGAGGAGAGTGCCCGGTGGCCTCTCCTCTTTTTCTTTACAGTATCCATTGTCCGTTGTCCGTTATTGTCATTGCATGATCCATTGTCCGTTGTCCATTCCCCATTGCATGATCCATGGTCCGCTATCCATTCCCCATTGCATGATCCATTGTCCGTTGTCCATTCCCATTGCATGTTGGTCCGTTATCCATTCCCCATTGCATGATCCATGGTCCGCTATCCATTCCCCATTGCATGATCCATTGTCCGTTGTCCATTCCCCATTGCATGATCCATTGTCCGCTATCCATTCCCCATTGCATGATCCATTGTCCGTTATCCATTCCCCATTGCATGATCCATTGTCCGCTATCCATTCCCCATTGCATGATCCATTGTCCGTTGTCCATTCCCCATTGCTAATTGTTCCTCCTCAACGCCTCGATCCTCGCATTCACCACCGCCGCCTGCGATGAGGAAAGCCCATCCATCCTCTTGATGGCGTGGTATTCTGTCACGGCCTCTCCCCTCAGGTTCGCCTTCTCCATCGCCGCCGCAAGCGCCAACCGGTTGTCCACAATGCCCGCCAGCGACGGGAACAACCGGAATACCTCCATCGTGCGCAGCACGGCGGTCGCCGAGAACCCGTTCTCCAGCAACACCTTCGCACCGTTCAGCAACGAGCGGCCAACCTGCGGATCGTTCTCCGCGATCGCGCCACGGCCCGCATCCGTCCCGTGCATCACGGCAGCATTGGAGATCTGAGGGCCACCGTTGCGGTCCGGCTCCGGCGTCGCACGTACCTTCTGCATCGTCAGCTTCAACATCAACTCCTCCTGCGTCAGCTCACGCACATCCGACATGTCCACAATGACGTCCGCCGGTAACGCCAGTCGACGCACGCTCCCCCCCGATCCCTCCTGCACGAGCAACGTCGCCGATCCGGTCTTCCCCGTCCGCATGGAATCATTCGGGCGGAGCACATCGCCCGCCGCGACCGTCGTCCACTCTTCCGTGACCCCGTGCCGTACCGTGACCTCACCGTTCATCTTCTGGATCGTGATCGATCCCGCATGCGCCGCCATCACACCCGACAGCAGCAGCACAAATACGCCTGTCAGTCTCATGATCTCCTCCTTCAGTTCACATCCACGATACGGACCCACCCGTGTGCGAGCCCGAGCCCGATCTCCACATCATCAAAATACCTCTGCGCTCCCGAAGACCATGCCTCATCGAACCCGCGCACGATGACGGTGGTCTCGATGGGGATCCAGACCGTCTCCTTCCCCTGCGCGTTCCGCCGGACGACATACCGCTTGGGATTGCCGGCTATCGAGGAGCCGAACCGCGGCTCCACACCACTATCGAACAACAGATAGATGTGCGCCTGATCGGGATTGGCCGGCGGAACAACATCCACGAACGCCGTGGGTACCCCGATACTGCTCAGCAGCGACGCAAAACAGACGGTCATATCGTCGCAATCCCCACCCCGTTGTTCAAGCGTTTCGGATGGGTACTGCACAACATCCGCGCTGAGCCTCGGGTCGTTCACGTATTGCAGCTTGCCGGCAAAGGCTGCAATGAGCGTGCGCGCCTTCACGAACTGATCGGGCATGCCTGCCTGTCCCACAAGAGAGTCCCGCCGCCCCAACAACACGTCGCGCGAGTACTTCAACACCGCCGGATCGTCCGGGGTGACGAAATACCGGAGCGTCAAAACATCCCCGTCCCACGCATTGCGCCCATGGAACAACAGACGCGTCTGGAATCGGTCGTCATATTCTTCCGCCGGCGTCGCATTCACGAACACATTTCCCTCGCGGATGCTCTGCGTGGAGACACGGTTCACCTGATCGTTGAAAACCGCCATCACCGGCACATCGGCCTCGGTCCCTGGAGCCAGATACACCGGCTGCGACTCCGTCGGAGCATCCATCAATCGCTCCACGAAGAAACTCACGCGTGCATGGATCGGCCGGTCGGAGATATTGCGCACCTTCGCCATGCCGATCGGTTTGTACGCGAACACCTCCCGGGCAGCCGGATAGACACCCGCGGCAATGGTGACACCCTCGATGCGCGCGAGACTCTCGCGGATATGCCCGAAGATCGCCCGCACGGACAATGTGATGCGGTCGCGGCTGTACGGATGCATGTCGAGGTTCACGATATCACCCGGATCGAAACTCAACGCCGATGTGCTGCCGCGATGCCCGCCGGCATGCAGGAAATGGAAGAATCCCGCATCCACATCAAAGAACTGATAGGACCATCCGATCCCAGCCCCAACAGCCGTCAGTGGCGACTGCTCGGCGGTATTGACCGTCGTGCTGCCGCGGATGGCGAATCCTCCCCCGGGCATCCACTCGGCACCCAGGGCACCGATGCCTGCAGTGCTCGCCGACGCGTAGAGGCTCAACGTTCGCACGGGCCGTGCGCTCAGGCCTGCTTCGAGGAACACCTTCGAAGGAAGCCGGTAGGGATCGAGGACACTGTTCACGTCGCCTGACGAGGAACTCATGAGGTTCCGGGCGACAAGTGCAACGGACCAGACGTCGGACGGCTTCCAATGGAGTCCGAGGTCCGCACACCACGTCGTTCTGCTGTAGGTCTCCTTGGACACGGCAGGATACGAGATCGTGTCGCGGATGATGATCTGATACCGCGTATCGATGACACGCTCGTACCGGTTGCGGGCACCGATGCCGACGGAGAACTGTGGAGAGAACCTGTGAGCATAAGCGAGTGCATATGCTTCACGGTAGGTGATCTCACGATCCGCGGATTCGGGGATATTGGACCCGCCGATCGTCAACACGGGAGGTATCACGAACGAGACTTCCGATCCGGGGGTGTAGCGGAATGCAGCAGCATCATCCTCCAGAAAGCGCTTCCCGATCGCAAGCCCATGGAAGACGAACCCGTTCTTCGCCGTCGACGGGTCGCTGTAGGCACCGAAACTCAGGTCCCAGTCACGGAGCGCTACCAAACCCGCGGGGTTGGTGGAGAACTCCCTTGTATCGCGTACCGCCGCCGGCTGGAAGCCGATGGCAAGCGAACGCGCATCTGCGAACGACTGCGCCCACAACTGTCCGCTGCAAGCGAATGCCCCGATCATGAGTATGCCGGCCCGGCAGCGCATCACGGTCAACGCAGCTCGACAAAAACATTGTACACCGCGGCAGCCTGACTCAGGACCTTTCCTGCAACGGGCTGCGTCACCGTCGTCACGGTCTTGTTCGCCAGCACAAAGGTGAGAACAAATGTCGTCCCCGCGGGAAGCTGCGAGAGAAGTTTCGACGGGATCACCCCGCGGCCATTGTTGGTTCGTACACGGAGCTCGATCAGCGGGCGCGTCCGCTTCTTCAGGACGTCATAATAGCTGATGATGACGGTCATCTTCCCCTTCCCGCCATTCCAGACGATCGGCATGTTCGAGGAGCGCGGGTGGATCGCACCCCCGCGCGGGGACAGCACAGTGAGTGCCTCGGGGGTCCGCTCACCAACGATCAGCACCGGCTGTAAACGGTTGATCACCGTCCAGGTGTACGCATGATCGTGCTGGTAAGAACTGGAGAGGTCGGCGAGGTATTCAACGCCGCGTACGATCGCGGAGTCGGACAGGATCGGACGCAGTATCGGGATCCGGTGCGGCACCTTGACCATCAGTGCCCCGTCCAGAACGACCGATCCGACGTCCCTCCCCACAAAACCCACCGCGGTACTCGAGAGGCGTGCAACACTGTCCGCAAAGAACACGCGGCTGTACGCAATGGATCTCTTGACCGACCCGGCATCCCACGTGACCGCATTGATCAGGAACGCGGCGGCAGCCTTGACCTCTTCATCAGGCAGTACACCGGTGGAATCCACCGATGCCGTGGCAATGTTCGAATCCGGCAGCGAGACGGCGAACGCTTCGAGGTTCGTCACGGCCGTCTCATCGACGAGCTCGACCTCCGAAGGATGCTTGCATCCCCCGATGACCAGGGCGAACAAGCTCAACACGACCAGCAGGCGCTTCATGGCAACCCTCTCCGGCGACAGACCCTCGCGGTGGATGCGTTCAGGTGCGGCCGAACGACCCTCCGGACGGCATTCCGTTGTGATCCGTGCACGTGCACGGCGGCCAATTTCTTTCGCAATTCCGGGGTTGTCGCAGATCGATCGAAGATGCGTGAACATCTGAACTTCGATCGCCTGCGAGAACCGTTGACGCTGTGCATCACACTTCCGACAGGCAATGCCGAAGGCGTCCTTCGGCACACGGATCATCCATCCGATGTCATCGATCCGTATTCCCTGTGAAATAATATAGCACATTCCCACACATTTGCATGAACAGCCGCCCCCCGGGGCCGTCAAGCCACCGGGGGACGTTCTCCCACCACACACGATCTAGAACACCCGGTACGGAACACCCCACCAGCTCACGGAGTACGGTGCGGCATCATCCATCAGGGTCGCACGGGTGACCGCATCGATGCCCATATGGAACCAGCCCCGGTGGAAATGAACGAACTGTGGTGCCGTACGGGCGATCTCAAACACCCGGGTGTATGTCCCATCGCCGTTATTGACCTCAGACGCCAGGGCCAGACGGACCCGCTTGTGGTTGTTCCCGCTCACCCCGTACCGCAGGGCGACGAGATCCGTGTCCGCAGAGGCCGACACCACCGTCACCTGGAGCTTCAACCCCTGCCCCGCAAGGTACTCCGGCACATCCTTCCGCCCGCCGTTGAACAGCTTGAGCCAGCGATACCGCAGGAAGTACGCATTCGGATCGGTGATGGTGATGGTGTCCGTCGTGGACACGTACAGCACCAGCTTCGTGATCTCGATCTGGTTGTTCGGTGATGCCGTGCCACCTTCCACCAGCGACGTGGCAACCGGTACCCAGTTCAGCCAGAACCTGTCGGTGCTGCGGTTCACACGCTTGAAGATGACGTTCCGCTTGGACAGGTCGTTGAACGGCTTCTCGATCGTGACCGTGTCACCCGTCCCGTTGACGCCACGGATCTTCAGCGTTCCGCTGATGCTCTTGTCGACCATCGCAATGGCGATCGTATCGCCCGGCTGGATGGTCGTGGTCACCGTCCGCGTTACGCTCGTAACGAACCGGCCCCAGCGGAGCGGGGTGATCGCCGCATCAACCTTGCCGAATGTACCATAGTCGAAGCTCTCGATCGACTTGTCCGCAAAGGTCTCTTCATCATTCGCTACGAACTCATCGCTCTTGGCAAAGTACTGCATCGCCTGCTCTTCATTCGTCACCCCTACCGGAGCGGCCTCGTCCGGCCCATTGTCCTTCTTGCAGCCCGTCACAAGCACACCGGTCAGCATGACCGCTGCCATCAGCACCATCGTGGTTCGTTTCATTGTCTCCTCCTCAAGGAATGTTGTTGTTGGTGGATCTGTCCTGACTGCATTGGCTTCGTTGCACTGCTCAGGACATTTCAACCGGCATGCCAGATTTCACGGAAGAGGACAACAGCGGCGTAACTGTATGGATGACAAGCAATTACCGGCACGGCCCATCAGCAGGAGTGTCGAACGCTTCTGCGGGAAGTGCGGGATTCTGCATACGAAGTGCGGGAAGTGAGGAATTCAGGCGCTGGGAGGGAGGGTCCAGAGTTTCCGGAAATGCGCCTCAGCAGCCTGCTCCAGGTACCCATGATAGCGCTGCGGCAAGTTCTTGGCCTTGGTGCGGAGACGCGGACGGGCTGCATCCCATGGGAGGGAGATGTCGATCCCTTCGACGATATTGCTGAGGTACTCGACGTAGCGTTTCCTGACCCGATCATTGATCGCCGTATCTCCGGACAAGGAAATGTGGCTTATGGCCTGCTCGAGGTCGAATTGATGCTCCACAAAGACCCTCAGGAATTCACCCCGGAGATACTCGGCAACGGTGCCCCGGTTCAACCCGCCGAGCGCAGACGCTGTGTCCGTGATCGCACTGCGGGAAAAACCGAATTCCCGGACCATATCCAGGACCTGCTCCTGAACGGGTACGCTCTTTCGTGCAGCTTCGGCAAGTTCCTCAGGAAGATCCCTGAGATGTATGAGGGACCGGCTCTCCGATCTCGCCAACACCGCACCCCGGCGGATCGCGCTCTCCAGTTCCCGCACATTGCCCGGCCACCGGTGCTGCTGCAACACATCCATCACGTTCCGGGAGATACGCAGTCCACCCTGCTCCTTCGCGAGGAAGTGCTCCACCAGCACCGGAATGTCCTCATGCCGCTCCCGCAACGGCGGAAGCGATACCGACAGCACATTGAGACGGTAGTACAGGTCCTCGCGGAACTTCCGGACCTTCACAAGTTCGCGCAGC
This genomic interval from Ignavibacteriota bacterium contains the following:
- the truA gene encoding tRNA pseudouridine(38-40) synthase TruA encodes the protein MARYKLTVEYEGTRYRGWQPQKNVRTVGGEIQRAIHDVCKTPTFEFQGSGRTDAGVHALGQVAHLEIATQLAPDILRMKLNDLLPADISILDLVRADARFHARHHAVSRSYLYQICRRRTALGKRFVWWVKDPLNVRAMQTAAKHFVGMHDFRSFTDDDPEEKSTKVEVEELRVEERGDLIIVRMRGSHFVWKMVRRVVGVLAEVGRGALPGAAVPRLLHEESDLPAQLTAPPSGLFLERVYYKDEQLLTDLQPVTNISYER
- the ettA gene encoding energy-dependent translational throttle protein EttA, with amino-acid sequence MSDNKIIFSMVGVGKVYPPNRQVLKGIYLSFFYGAKIGVLGLNGSGKSSLLRIIAGLDKDYLGDITIQKGITFGYLPQEPELDVAKTVKDIVEEGVAETAALLKQYEDVSNKLSDPDADFDTLLEKQAALQEKIDHANAWDLESRLEQAMDALRCPPGDTPVKILSGGERRRVALCRLLLQNPDVLLLDEPTNHLDAESVAWLEHFLGQYPGTVLAVTHDRYFLDNVAGWILELDRGEGIPFEGNYSSWLDQKRARLAIEEKQESKRQKTLQQELEWIRLNPKGQHNKSKARISAYEKMLSEESEKRNEEMEIFIPPGPRLGTVVIEAQGVSKAYGENVLFENLSFQLPPGGIIGVIGPNGAGKTTLFKMITGLATPDGGSFKIGETVKLGYVDQNRPLDGEKTIWQEISGEQDLLQLGHREVNSRAYVARFNFSGTDQQKKTSALSGGERNRVHLAKMLKEGANVLLLDEPTNDLDVHTLRALEEALMNFAGCAVVISHDRWFLDRIATHILAFEGESVVAWYDGNYSEYEADRKKRLGIEADRPHRIKYKRLIR
- a CDS encoding transglutaminase domain-containing protein yields the protein MTVMRCRAGILMIGAFACSGQLWAQSFADARSLAIGFQPAAVRDTREFSTNPAGLVALRDWDLSFGAYSDPSTAKNGFVFHGLAIGKRFLEDDAAAFRYTPGSEVSFVIPPVLTIGGSNIPESADREITYREAYALAYAHRFSPQFSVGIGARNRYERVIDTRYQIIIRDTISYPAVSKETYSRTTWCADLGLHWKPSDVWSVALVARNLMSSSSGDVNSVLDPYRLPSKVFLEAGLSARPVRTLSLYASASTAGIGALGAEWMPGGGFAIRGSTTVNTAEQSPLTAVGAGIGWSYQFFDVDAGFFHFLHAGGHRGSTSALSFDPGDIVNLDMHPYSRDRITLSVRAIFGHIRESLARIEGVTIAAGVYPAAREVFAYKPIGMAKVRNISDRPIHARVSFFVERLMDAPTESQPVYLAPGTEADVPVMAVFNDQVNRVSTQSIREGNVFVNATPAEEYDDRFQTRLLFHGRNAWDGDVLTLRYFVTPDDPAVLKYSRDVLLGRRDSLVGQAGMPDQFVKARTLIAAFAGKLQYVNDPRLSADVVQYPSETLEQRGGDCDDMTVCFASLLSSIGVPTAFVDVVPPANPDQAHIYLLFDSGVEPRFGSSIAGNPKRYVVRRNAQGKETVWIPIETTVIVRGFDEAWSSGAQRYFDDVEIGLGLAHGWVRIVDVN